The following are encoded in a window of Flavobacterium psychrotrophum genomic DNA:
- a CDS encoding LptE family protein, translating to MLILMGCSIKYNFTGTGKIDAKTFQVNYFQNNADVVEPGIELTFTRRLQNLIQNQTNLSLTNTGGDLVYEGEIVEYRVTPMTATADQRAAQNRVTISVMVRFTNKNKEADNFEKRFSFYYDYSANDLLTGPVLTNALEEIFERITQDVFNESLAKW from the coding sequence ATGCTCATTTTAATGGGTTGCTCTATTAAATACAACTTTACCGGAACCGGAAAGATTGATGCAAAAACATTTCAGGTAAACTATTTCCAAAACAATGCCGATGTAGTAGAGCCCGGTATAGAGCTTACCTTTACACGAAGACTACAAAACCTTATACAAAACCAGACTAACCTGAGCCTTACAAATACAGGCGGCGACCTTGTATATGAAGGAGAGATTGTAGAATACCGTGTAACACCAATGACTGCCACCGCAGACCAAAGGGCAGCACAAAACAGAGTAACTATATCTGTAATGGTGCGCTTTACAAATAAGAACAAAGAAGCCGATAATTTTGAAAAGCGTTTTAGTTTCTATTACGATTATTCTGCCAATGACCTGCTTACAGGCCCCGTGCTTACTAATGCACTGGAAGAAATATTTGAACGTATAACGCAAGACGTATTTAACGAATCGCTGGCTAAATGGTAA
- a CDS encoding sigma-54 interaction domain-containing protein: protein MESVQAIKQRFEIIGNDPKLNRAVEKAIQVAPTDISVLVTGESGVGKESIPKIIHALSHRKHGKYIAVNCGAIPEGTIDSELFGHEKGAFTGATNTREGYFEVADGGTIFLDEVGELPLTTQVRLLRVLENGEFIKVGSSQVQKTNVRIVAATNVNMFDAIQKGKFREDLYYRLSTVEITLPPLRDRKDDIHLLFRKFSSDFAHKYKMPPIKLEDDAVVLLLKYRWGGNIRQLRNVAEQISVLETNRNITGNSLRAYLPDTGSNLPALVPDKKAESDFSNEREILYKVLFDMRADINDLKKLTMELMQNGNGSKVQENNKGLIQRIYGQDGNNHRDYEELPPRNDGYAPQPVPRAEPIVDHHEDEDDDDHYLYADAVEEDEILRLDEKEIELIKKALEKNKGKRKAAADELGISERTLYRKIKQYDL from the coding sequence ATGGAAAGCGTACAAGCCATAAAACAACGATTTGAAATTATAGGGAACGACCCTAAACTAAACCGCGCAGTAGAGAAAGCCATACAGGTTGCCCCTACCGATATATCTGTACTGGTTACCGGCGAGAGTGGTGTAGGTAAAGAAAGTATTCCGAAAATAATACACGCCCTATCGCACCGCAAGCACGGCAAATACATAGCTGTAAACTGTGGCGCAATACCAGAGGGCACTATAGACAGCGAACTCTTTGGTCACGAAAAGGGTGCCTTTACCGGCGCTACAAATACCCGCGAGGGTTACTTTGAAGTGGCAGATGGTGGTACTATCTTTTTAGACGAGGTAGGTGAACTGCCACTTACCACACAAGTGCGCCTACTACGCGTGCTTGAAAATGGAGAATTTATAAAAGTGGGATCGAGCCAGGTACAAAAAACCAATGTACGCATTGTAGCGGCTACAAACGTTAACATGTTTGACGCTATACAAAAAGGCAAATTCCGTGAAGATTTATATTACAGGCTAAGCACCGTAGAAATTACCCTGCCCCCACTGCGCGATCGTAAAGATGACATTCACCTGTTGTTTCGCAAGTTCTCTTCAGATTTTGCACATAAGTACAAAATGCCTCCTATAAAACTGGAAGACGATGCCGTAGTTTTACTTCTAAAATACCGCTGGGGCGGAAATATCAGGCAGCTGCGCAATGTGGCAGAGCAAATTTCCGTTTTAGAAACAAACCGCAATATTACAGGAAACTCGCTTCGCGCTTACCTGCCGGATACAGGAAGTAATCTTCCGGCCCTGGTTCCTGACAAGAAAGCAGAAAGCGATTTTAGCAACGAACGCGAAATATTATATAAGGTGTTGTTTGATATGCGTGCAGATATTAACGACCTTAAGAAGCTGACCATGGAACTGATGCAAAATGGAAACGGCAGTAAGGTACAGGAAAACAACAAAGGTCTTATTCAGCGCATTTATGGCCAAGATGGTAACAATCACCGTGATTATGAAGAGTTGCCACCACGTAATGATGGCTATGCACCACAACCGGTACCACGTGCAGAGCCCATTGTTGACCACCACGAAGATGAAGACGATGATGACCATTACCTCTATGCTGATGCCGTAGAAGAAGATGAGATACTTCGGCTTGATGAAAAAGAAATAGAACTGATAAAAAAGGCTCTTGAAAAGAATAAAGGCAAGCGCAAAGCGGCTGCCGATGAACTTGGCATTTCTGAAAGGACGCTTTACCGAAAAATAAAACAATATGACCTCTAG
- a CDS encoding YcxB family protein yields the protein MQKEVLTTQTIDVETLKKAKKAVLFSVKPKLWMLYIGIISLVAVINIYTSSDNEQPFYEDNNTDTYTETDPDIWVDVIIALIPVIAFVVIFIVLMRVFRKMNSKELIKTRARYFTNVTYTINNAFFKKQGEGFENTYQWEEIHRVKETPKFYLIFSEKMQAHVIDKAQLDPWQTEDIKEIFDSLKSKVKVSLK from the coding sequence ATGCAAAAAGAAGTTTTAACAACACAAACTATTGATGTCGAAACATTAAAAAAGGCAAAAAAAGCAGTGTTATTTTCTGTAAAACCAAAATTATGGATGTTATACATTGGCATCATCTCTTTGGTGGCTGTTATTAATATTTATACGTCGTCCGATAATGAGCAACCGTTTTACGAAGACAACAACACAGATACGTACACTGAAACCGACCCGGACATTTGGGTTGATGTGATTATTGCGTTAATACCGGTAATAGCTTTTGTAGTTATCTTCATTGTCCTGATGCGTGTGTTCAGAAAAATGAACTCAAAAGAATTAATTAAAACAAGAGCTCGATATTTTACGAATGTAACTTATACAATAAATAATGCTTTCTTCAAAAAACAAGGTGAAGGTTTTGAGAACACTTACCAATGGGAAGAAATCCATAGAGTAAAGGAAACACCCAAGTTCTATTTGATATTCTCTGAGAAAATGCAGGCTCATGTTATTGACAAAGCACAACTAGATCCTTGGCAAACTGAGGATATTAAAGAAATATTTGATTCATTAAAATCAAAAGTAAAAGTATCGCTTAAATAA
- the miaB gene encoding tRNA (N6-isopentenyl adenosine(37)-C2)-methylthiotransferase MiaB — protein MEKIIEEIKQGQSLVLEQKEGNTKKLFIESYGCQMNFSDSEIVASILANEGYNTTQNLEDADLVLVNTCSIRDKAEQTVRKRLEKYNAVKKINPGMKVGVLGCMAERLKSQFLEEEKIVDMVVGPDAYKDLPNLLKEVEEGRDAINVILSKDETYGDVAPVRLNSNGVTAFVSITRGCDNMCTFCVVPFTRGRERSREPESIMEEIQQLWDKGFKEVTLLGQNVDSYLWYGGGLKKDYDKASEMQKATAVDFAQLLDRVATVFPKMRFRFSTSNPQDMHLEVIEVMAKHHNICKYIHLPVQSGSTRILKEMNRQHTREEYIALVDNIYRIIPDISLSQDMITGFPTETEEDHQDTLSLMEHVRYDFGFMFAYSERPGTLAARKMADDVPDEIKNRRLTEIIAVQQRIALERTERFIGQVVEVLVEKSSKRSDEHWSGRTSQNTTVVFPKGDYKPGDFVNVLTSHCTTSTLIGEAVGYSEMQ, from the coding sequence ATGGAAAAGATAATTGAAGAGATTAAACAAGGGCAAAGCCTTGTTTTAGAGCAAAAGGAAGGTAATACCAAAAAACTTTTTATAGAAAGCTACGGCTGCCAGATGAATTTTTCTGATAGCGAAATCGTTGCGTCTATACTTGCTAACGAGGGCTATAACACCACACAAAACCTTGAGGATGCCGACCTGGTACTGGTTAACACCTGCTCTATTCGTGATAAGGCAGAGCAAACCGTGCGCAAAAGGCTGGAAAAATACAATGCCGTAAAAAAAATAAATCCCGGAATGAAGGTGGGCGTGCTGGGCTGTATGGCTGAGCGCCTTAAGAGCCAGTTCCTGGAAGAAGAAAAGATAGTAGACATGGTGGTAGGCCCCGACGCCTACAAAGACCTGCCTAACCTGCTTAAGGAAGTAGAAGAAGGGCGCGATGCCATTAACGTTATCCTGAGCAAGGATGAGACTTATGGCGATGTAGCACCGGTAAGGCTAAACAGCAACGGTGTTACCGCATTTGTATCTATAACCCGCGGTTGCGATAACATGTGTACTTTTTGCGTAGTACCCTTTACCCGTGGCCGTGAACGTAGCCGCGAGCCGGAAAGTATTATGGAAGAGATACAGCAGCTTTGGGACAAGGGTTTTAAAGAAGTTACACTGCTTGGCCAGAACGTAGACAGCTACCTGTGGTATGGCGGCGGACTTAAAAAAGATTATGATAAAGCCAGCGAAATGCAAAAGGCTACTGCGGTAGATTTTGCACAATTACTGGACAGGGTGGCTACCGTGTTTCCTAAAATGCGTTTCCGTTTCAGTACTTCAAACCCGCAGGATATGCACCTTGAAGTTATTGAAGTTATGGCTAAGCACCACAACATTTGCAAATACATTCACCTGCCGGTACAAAGCGGCAGCACACGCATACTTAAAGAAATGAACCGCCAGCATACCCGCGAAGAGTATATAGCGCTGGTAGATAACATATACCGCATAATACCGGATATCTCGCTTTCGCAGGATATGATTACCGGATTCCCCACAGAAACAGAAGAAGACCACCAGGATACACTTAGCCTTATGGAGCACGTGCGATACGACTTCGGGTTTATGTTTGCTTACTCTGAACGTCCTGGCACCCTTGCCGCCCGTAAAATGGCCGATGATGTACCGGACGAAATAAAAAACCGACGCCTTACCGAAATTATTGCGGTACAACAAAGAATTGCCCTTGAGCGCACTGAGCGTTTTATAGGCCAGGTGGTAGAAGTGCTTGTTGAAAAAAGCTCTAAACGCTCTGACGAACACTGGAGTGGCCGCACGTCTCAAAATACGACTGTAGTATTCCCGAAAGGCGATTACAAGCCGGGCGATTTTGTAAATGTACTTACATCGCACTGTACTACATCTACATTAATAGGTGAAGCTGTGGGATATAGCGAAATGCAATAG